GGTGTCCATCACCTGGAAGTCATTGTCTTCGTTTGCGCCGATGTTGCGTCGTTCGCGCAAAAGAAGCGTGATTTGCTGTTTCACCGCATCGATGGAAGACGCCCCGCGCACGGAAATCGTCAGCCTGTTGATATCCTGGCTGCCCACGAGGCGACGCTGCACGGTGCGCAAGGGCATGACCACTGTGTCGTCCTGGTCCTGGCCCATGGCCGATTGGCCCTTGGATTTGAGCAGGCCGATCACCTCGCAGGAAAACTGTTTGACGCGGATCACGCCGCCCACGGGATTTTGCCGACCGAATAATTTTTCGCGCACGGTCTCGCCGAGCACGCAGACCGCCTTGCCCGCCCGCTCCTCGGCTTCGCTGAACACGCGACCCGCGGTCACCTCCCAGTTCCCCGCCGGGAAATATTCGCTGGTGCTGCCCGTGATGGAGGTGGACCAGTTATTGGCCTGATTGACCACGGTTGCCGAAGTGCCGACGATGGGCGCGACCCGTTCGGCTCCGGATATCTGATTGCGCACGGCGTCCACGTCGGCGCTTTTGAAGTTGGGCGCTCCTCCGGATCCCGGGCCCAAGCGTTGCCCCGGGACCACCATCAGCAGGTTGCTGCCCATGCTGGAAATCTGGTCGGACACGGACTGTGTGGCGCCATTGCCCAGGGTGACCATGGTGATCACCGCGGCCACGCCGATGACAATGCCCAGAATGGTCAAAAACGAGCGCATCAGGTTGCGCCGGATGGATCGCAGCGCAAGCAGCAGCGTATTCCAAAGCATCAGGCCCCCCCCTCGTCGAGACTGTCGCGTTGCACCCGTCCGTCCACGAAACGGATAATGCGCTTCGCATACTTGGCCATGTCCGGCTCGTGGGTGACCATGAGCACGGTGATGCCCTGCTCTTGATTGAAGGCGCTGATCAGCTCCATGATTTCCTGGCTGGTGTGGGTATCAAGATTTCCGGTGGGCTCGTCGGCCAAAAGCACGGCCGGAGAGGTGACAATGGCCCGGGCAATGGCCACCCGCTGTTGCTGCCCGCCGGAGAGTTCGGCCGGGGTGTGCTCCTCCCTGTCTCCAAGTCCGACCTGTTGCAGGGCGGCGCGTGCGGCGGCATGGCGCATGGCGGACGGCTCGCCGCGATAGATCAGCGGCAGCTCGACGTTTTCCAAAGCGGTTGTGCGAGCCAACAGGTTGAAGCCTTGGAACACGAAACCGAAAAAATTCCGCCGCAACAGGGTGCGTTGGTTGCGCGACAACTGCTCCACGGGCACGCCCTGGAACAGGTAGCTGCCGCTGGTGGGCATATCCAGACAGCCGAGAATGTTCATGGTGGTGGATTTTCCGGAACCGCTGGAACCCATGACGGCCACGAAGTCACCGGCGTCAATGCTCAGGTCGATGCCTTTCAGGGCCTGGAACGCGGCCTGTCCGCGGCCATAGGTCTTGGTGATCCCGGATAGCCGGATCAGCGCGGAGTCACTCATCATGATCCTTCCAGGCCCTCGGTGATCACCTGCATGCCGGCCTGGAGTTCTCCGCCGGTGATCTCGGTCATTCGTCCGTTGCTGACCCCGGTTTGCACCGCGACGGCCGAGATCTCTCCGTCCCGCGACACCCACACCCGCGGTGCACCGTTGACGGCGGCCTGAACCTGTCGACTCTGCCCGGGAGGCCTTGGCATCAAGGCGCTGACGACGCCCCCGGTGGACCTTTGCGGCCCCGTGTCAGGAGCGGACGGGGTGAAACGCAGCGCCGCATTGGGCACCAGCAAGGCATTTTCGCGCGTCACGGTGGTGATCTCGGCCGTGCCGGTCATGCCGGGGCGCAAGGAGTGATCCTGATTGTCCACCGCGAGCACGGTCAGATAGGAAACCACGTTGTCCTTTTCCTGGGAGCCGTAGCTGACCCTGGTGATGGTCGCGGTGTATTTCCGGCCGGGCCAGGCATCCACGGTGAACGTCGCGTTCTGGCCCGCATGCACCTGGCCGACGTCAGCCTCGTCCACATCCACCTGCAGTTCCATTTTCGAAAGATCCTCAGCCAGGGTAAACAGTACCGGTGCCTGAAAAGAGGCGGCCACGGTCTGCCCCGGTTCCACCTCCCGCGTCAGGACCACGCCCTGGATGGGCGAGCGGATGCTGGCCTTGTCCAGATCGGTTTCGTCCGACTGCAGATTGGCTTTGGCCTGGGTGACGCTGGCGCGGGCACTGACCAGAGCGGCCTCGGACCGCTTCAGGTCGGCCTCGGCGCCATCCATTTCAGTGTTGGAGGGTACCTTGCCGCCGGACAGTTCGGCCACTTGCCGATACCGCTCCAGCGTGATCCGCGCTTCGTCCGCCGTGGCCCTGGCCTGGAGCACCTGGGCTTCGGCCACGGCCAGGTTGGCCTTGGCCCTGGCCACCGTGTCCCGCAGCTTGGCCGGATCGAGCCGGGCCAGGACCTGTCCGGCGCTCACCTGGTCGTTCACATCCACGAAGACCTGATCAACGATGCCGGAAAGTTCGCTGCCCACCTCCACCTTATTTGTCGGCCGCAGGTTGCCGGTGGCCGAAACAGTGACCACCAGCGTGCCGATTTCCGCCGGTGCAGAGGCGTAACGCGCTCCGGTGGGTTCCTCGCCGGTGCGCAAGACGAGCAAGCCCGCGCCGACAACGATTGTCAGCGCCATGCCCAGCCACAGCCAGCGGCGCTGACGTCGCCCCTTGGACTGGGAATCCAGGAGTTGGTGCAGGGATTTTTCCTGTTGGAGCGCGGAAGTTTGGGATGGATTCATGAGTTCTCCTTGCCGGAAGAAGGGGCTCCGGCCTGCGGCGACCAACCGCCGCCCAAGGCTTTGTATAAACGGATGAGCGCCAGAACGCCGTCGGCCTGGGTGCTGGCCAGACCGTCCTCAACGGACAGGACGGTCCGTTCCGTGTCCAGAACGGATTGAAAATCAATCAACCCGGCACCGTAGCGATGCCGGGCCAGCAGTGCCGCGGTGCGCACGGCGTCCGCGGCACTGCTCAAGGCCTCGCGGCGCTCTTGGTTGCGGACGATGGCCACCAGTGCGTTTTCCACGTCCTGCAGCGCGCTGAGTACTGTTTTTTCGTATTCGACAAGGGCCTGTTCGCGTTTGGCGTCCTGGATCTCCACTTGGGCGCGCAGGCGTCCGGCGTCAAAAACCGGGGCCGTGATTCCGGCCAGCAGTGACCAGGTTGACGCGCCGGTGTTGCCAAGCCCGCCCCAGGTCAACGCTTCCAGGCCGATGGAGCCCGAAAGCCTGAAGGAAGGGTAGCGGGCCGCTTCAGCCTCGCCAACGCGGGCGGTTTGCGCGGCCAGTGCCCGCTCGGCCGCCAGGACATCGGGGCGTTGGCGCAAGGTGTCCGCCGGAATGCCCACGGCCACCTGGTCGGGCAGGGCTGGCAAGGCTCCAGCTTCGGCAAGCCGCGGATGCAGGGTCCCCGGTGGTTTACCCAAAAGGATGTCCAGCCGATGTTCCGCCTCGGCCAGATTAGCGGCAAGAACCGGGATCTGCGCCCGGGTCTGTTCCATGTTGCCCCGGGCCTGCTCCGCGTCCTGGCTGCTGGCCAGACCGGCCTGGACACGCCACTCGGTGAGCCGCAGGGTTTCGGACTGGCTGGCGAGATTGTCGCGGGCTATGCCCAGCCGAATCCCCAAGGCGCGTGTTTCGACGTAGTTCAGCGCCACCTCGGCCGCCAGGGAGACGCGAACCGCCCGCAGACTTGCCTGGGATGACTCCAGATCGGCCTCGGCGGCCTCGATGCCCCGGCGGACGCCGCCGAACACGTCCAGCTCCCAGCCCGCGTCAAAACCCGCGCTGTACAGTTCGCGCGTGGACCCGCCGCCGGTCTTTTCACTGGACTGCCCGCGGCTGGCCGCGCCGGACGCGGTCACGCTTGGAAAACCCTCAGCCGCTGCCACGCCGCGGCGGGCGCGCGCTTCCCGCAATCCGGCCCGCGCGCTCCGCAGGTCCGGGCCGGCTTGCAAGGCTTCCTCCACCAGCTCGGACAGCAGTGGATCGCCGAAGCCGTGCCACCATCGGCTGAGGTCGTCGACCGCCGCGGCGTGCGTCGCCGGGTCGACCGACGTGTCCAGCCGGTTCCACTCAGCCGGGACATTCAGCTCCGGCGGCGTGTACCCCGGTCCGACCGTGACACAGGCCGTCATTGTGACCGCAACGAGCAGGATCAGCGACTGTAAAGCGAAAGCAGCTTGCATCAGGAACGACTCCCGGACTTTCGAGGCTGGTCGCGCACGACCTGAATACCCGCCAAGGCGAAGAGCACGACATGGTCGGCAAAGGCGTCCAGGTCGTCGATGACCAGCGGCGGCCCGACTTTTTTCGTCCGCTGTCGTATCCGCTGGATGAGCATGGGGTGCAGGCACATGCTCAGGATGCAGATTTCACAATGTACCACGTGCTGTTCGTCGACCTCCGGCCCGAGCAGTTCCCGCACCACGGTCAGGGTCTTTTCGCGTAGCGGGATCAACGCGGATTTCATGACTTCTTCCAAGAGCCCGGTGGGGTTGATCAACTCCATCTGGGAAATGACGAACTCCCTGTTCTCCGGATCAGCGACACGCCTCATCAATGCCGTGATCTGGCCGCGCAGCCGTTGCTCGGCTGGCGCGTCCGGGGGAATGCCGCCGTCCTGGGGGTGCGCCTGGATGGATTCGGCGAAGGACTGCCTCCAGGTTTCCCGGTACAAGGCCTCCTTGTTGCCGAAGTGGTAATTCACCGCGGCGATATTGGCGCCTGCCCGCCTGCATATTTCCGCGACGGTGGCATCCCTGAACCCCTTTTTCCCGAAGACGTCGCTCGCCGCGGCAAGCAATTTTTCCTTGGCAACAATTGATTTTTTACTAGTCACCGTCCCCTCCTGTTTTGAATCCAGCTTTTGAAATTAATATTTCAAATATATTTTTGAAAATGTCAAGGGTAAAATCTTGCAGTTCCGGGACGGTTGTCGGCCGTGTATTGCCGTGCTAACGCCTGGATAAAATTTTCTATATATTGTGATGGTTAGAGATGTGTTAGTCTGCACGCATTGTCCGTGTTCCAGACGCTGGAGTTGGTCGAACCGCTATGGACGGCCCTGCTGAAGAGCGCCAAGGCCGTCGCCGGGTGCATACCATTGCCCGGAACACCTCGGTTCCTTATCTTCAGGAAGCTGGGCTTCGCCACAGTGCCCGGCACGGCCCTGCGTCATCCTTTGTTTGACTAGCACAACTGCAGCTATTCCGAGCGGGAACCCAGTCCGGAGTTCAGGAAATACTCCAAGCCCTGACGCCATGTCCGCCGACCGCATCTCGAAACTCCTCGACTGCAATACTGGCCGCCGCGACCCTTTAATTTGAGGTTGGTCCGCAAATTTTGAGTATGGAACTCATATTGGTCACAGTAATCACGCTGAGCACAACTTCCCGGTCCGCAAGGCCACCTTCCGATTTAACCACGAGCTGATTATTGCAGCGATCAGTTGACGTCACGGCGACGTCAGGCCCATACTTGAAGGATGGACACGCGAACGCACGGCGGAAACATTTGGCGGCTGGCCCGGAAGCTGGGGTGCGGGGCACGGGAGATTCTGGATTTTTCGGCCAGCATCAACCCCTTCGGACCGCCTTCCTGGCTCGACGCGGTCACTGGGGACGCGGTTTCGGATTTGCGGCATTATCCTGACCCGGACTGCTCCGAGCTGTTGGAGGCCGCTTCCCGGCACTACGGTATGTCCGAAGACGAGTTGACGGCGGACAACGGCACGGCGGAAATTCTGCACCGCTTGCCGCCCCTGTTGGTCGGAGACTCCGGGCCGGGTCGGGCCGTCATTCCCGTACCGGCCTACGCCGACTACGCCGCGGTCTGCGCGGTCCACGGGCTGGAGGTGGACCATCTCCCCCTGGAGCCGCGTGACGATTTCGCGCTAAACTGGGACCGGCTTCATGACAGCCTCCGGGAGAAACCACACTGGCCGACCCTGGTCTTTCTCGGCCAGCCCAACAACCCCACCGGGCGGACCTTCCAGCCCGACCGCCTGCGGGCCCTGGCCGCGGAGCATCCCGGATGCTGGTTCATCGTGGACGAGGCTTTCGCCGATTTCGTGCCCGGCCTGGATCGGCTGCTCCGTCAGCGTCCGCCCAACGTGATCGTCCTGCTCTCCCTGACCAAATTTTATGCCCTGCCAGGGCTGCGCATCGGGCTGGCGGCCATGGATTCCGCTCTGGCAACGCGCTACCGGAAGCGCTCCCCGGACTGGTCCGTGAACACTCTGGCCCAGATCGCGGGAGCGCGGTGCCTTCAGGACGCCGAATTTCAGCGGGAGAGCCGGGAACGCACGGTCCTGGAGCGGGACCGGTTCGCCGCGGCCCTGGCCGGGATGGCGGGCCTGCGGGTCTTTCCCTCGGAGGCCAATTTCCTGCTGTGTCGCGGTCTCGGTCCGGAATTCGACGCCGATCGGCTGGCCGGGAAGCTGCTTGGTCAACGGATCGCCATTCGAGCCTGCGCGAACTTTCCGGGCCTGGACAGCTCGTATTTCCGACTGGCCGTGCGTCGGCCCGAGGAGAATGATCTCCTGCTGGACGCCCTGGGCGAAGCGCTGGAGCCCGCCGGTCGGCTCCACTCCCCGGCCCGGCCCCGCTCGCGGCCCCGCAAGCGGGCCACCCCGGCCCTGATGTTCCAGGGCACCTGCTCAAATGCCGGGAAAAGCCTGCTCACCGCGGCTCTGTGCCGGATTCTGCGCCAGGACGGGTTTTCCCCGGCTCCGTTCAAGGCCCAGAACATGGCCCTGAATTCCGGGGTCACTCCGGATGGCGGGGAAATCGGCCGGGCCCAGATCCTCCAGGCCCAGGCCTGCGGCCTGGAGCCGGACCGGCGGATGAATCCGATTCTGCTCAAGCCCAACTCCGAAACCGGCTCCCAGGTCATTGTCCTGGGCGAACCGCGGGGCAACATGACCGTGGGGGCCTACATCCGGGCCAAGGAAGATCTGCGGGGCCTGGTTCACGACGCCTACGACAGGCTGGCCGCGGAGCACGACGTAATGGTCCTGGAGGGGGCCGGCAGTCCGGCGGAGATCAATCTCAGGCATCATGACCTTGTGAACATGACCATGGCCCGCCACGCCCAGGCCGCGGTCTATCTGGTGGGCGACATCGACCGGGGCGGCGTGTTCGCGGCCCTGAGCGGGACCATGGACATGCTGGAGAAATGGGAGCGGGACCTGGTCCGCGGACTGGTGATCAACAAATTTCGCGGCCAGCGCTCCCTGCTGGACCCGGCCTTGGACTGGGTTGCTCGGCGCACGGCCCGGCCCGTGCTGGGGGTGGTTCCCTATCTGGCCGACCTGGGGCTGCCTGAGGAAGACTCCGTGAACTTCAAGCAGGGCGCCCTGTTTCGCCCGGACCGGACGCGAGAGGCGGACGGCCCGGCCCAGGGTGTGGCCTTGGACGTGGCTTGTCTGGACTTGCCGCACATCTCCAACTTCACGGACCTGGACCCCCTGGCCGCTGAGCCGGACGTGGCCGTGCGCCTGGTCCGCCATGCCGGGGAACTTGGCGAGCCGGATCTGCTGATCCTGCCTGGAAGCAAGAACGTGATGGCGGACATGGATTTTGTCCGTCGGCGGGGCCTAGCCGAGGCCGTGATCAGGCTGGCCGAGACCGGCGCGACGCATATCCTGGGCATTTGCGGCGGATACCAGATGCTCGGCATGCGGATCGAGGACCCTCACGGCCTGGAGTCCGCGACCCGGGCGTCCATCCCCGGCCTGGGGTTGCTTGCGTTGACCACCCGTCTGGAGCCGGACAAGACGTTGCGCCGGACCGTGGCCGGGCATCCCGCCTCCGGGCTGGAGGTCGCGGGGTATGAAATCCATCATGGACAATCCGTTCCGGAGCCCGGGTGCGACGACTTGGTCGTTGCCTTGAAGACGGCGGAAGGCCGGGTCATCGGCCTGGGGCTGCGCGA
Above is a genomic segment from Desulfonatronum sp. SC1 containing:
- a CDS encoding ABC transporter permease → MLWNTLLLALRSIRRNLMRSFLTILGIVIGVAAVITMVTLGNGATQSVSDQISSMGSNLLMVVPGQRLGPGSGGAPNFKSADVDAVRNQISGAERVAPIVGTSATVVNQANNWSTSITGSTSEYFPAGNWEVTAGRVFSEAEERAGKAVCVLGETVREKLFGRQNPVGGVIRVKQFSCEVIGLLKSKGQSAMGQDQDDTVVMPLRTVQRRLVGSQDINRLTISVRGASSIDAVKQQITLLLRERRNIGANEDNDFQVMDTRQIAETLTSTTKILTMLLGAVAAVSLLVGGIGIMNIMLVSVTERTREIGIRLAIGALEREVLLQFLIEAVVLSSLGGLVGITLATGASLFLAGLMGVPYIFDPVINLVSFLFSAAIGVIFGFFPARRAAGLNPIDALRHE
- a CDS encoding ABC transporter ATP-binding protein, producing the protein MMSDSALIRLSGITKTYGRGQAAFQALKGIDLSIDAGDFVAVMGSSGSGKSTTMNILGCLDMPTSGSYLFQGVPVEQLSRNQRTLLRRNFFGFVFQGFNLLARTTALENVELPLIYRGEPSAMRHAAARAALQQVGLGDREEHTPAELSGGQQQRVAIARAIVTSPAVLLADEPTGNLDTHTSQEIMELISAFNQEQGITVLMVTHEPDMAKYAKRIIRFVDGRVQRDSLDEGGA
- a CDS encoding efflux RND transporter periplasmic adaptor subunit, which codes for MNPSQTSALQQEKSLHQLLDSQSKGRRQRRWLWLGMALTIVVGAGLLVLRTGEEPTGARYASAPAEIGTLVVTVSATGNLRPTNKVEVGSELSGIVDQVFVDVNDQVSAGQVLARLDPAKLRDTVARAKANLAVAEAQVLQARATADEARITLERYRQVAELSGGKVPSNTEMDGAEADLKRSEAALVSARASVTQAKANLQSDETDLDKASIRSPIQGVVLTREVEPGQTVAASFQAPVLFTLAEDLSKMELQVDVDEADVGQVHAGQNATFTVDAWPGRKYTATITRVSYGSQEKDNVVSYLTVLAVDNQDHSLRPGMTGTAEITTVTRENALLVPNAALRFTPSAPDTGPQRSTGGVVSALMPRPPGQSRQVQAAVNGAPRVWVSRDGEISAVAVQTGVSNGRMTEITGGELQAGMQVITEGLEGS
- a CDS encoding efflux transporter outer membrane subunit — protein: MQAAFALQSLILLVAVTMTACVTVGPGYTPPELNVPAEWNRLDTSVDPATHAAAVDDLSRWWHGFGDPLLSELVEEALQAGPDLRSARAGLREARARRGVAAAEGFPSVTASGAASRGQSSEKTGGGSTRELYSAGFDAGWELDVFGGVRRGIEAAEADLESSQASLRAVRVSLAAEVALNYVETRALGIRLGIARDNLASQSETLRLTEWRVQAGLASSQDAEQARGNMEQTRAQIPVLAANLAEAEHRLDILLGKPPGTLHPRLAEAGALPALPDQVAVGIPADTLRQRPDVLAAERALAAQTARVGEAEAARYPSFRLSGSIGLEALTWGGLGNTGASTWSLLAGITAPVFDAGRLRAQVEIQDAKREQALVEYEKTVLSALQDVENALVAIVRNQERREALSSAADAVRTAALLARHRYGAGLIDFQSVLDTERTVLSVEDGLASTQADGVLALIRLYKALGGGWSPQAGAPSSGKENS
- a CDS encoding CerR family C-terminal domain-containing protein, whose amino-acid sequence is MTSKKSIVAKEKLLAAASDVFGKKGFRDATVAEICRRAGANIAAVNYHFGNKEALYRETWRQSFAESIQAHPQDGGIPPDAPAEQRLRGQITALMRRVADPENREFVISQMELINPTGLLEEVMKSALIPLREKTLTVVRELLGPEVDEQHVVHCEICILSMCLHPMLIQRIRQRTKKVGPPLVIDDLDAFADHVVLFALAGIQVVRDQPRKSGSRS
- a CDS encoding cobyric acid synthase, whose protein sequence is MDTRTHGGNIWRLARKLGCGAREILDFSASINPFGPPSWLDAVTGDAVSDLRHYPDPDCSELLEAASRHYGMSEDELTADNGTAEILHRLPPLLVGDSGPGRAVIPVPAYADYAAVCAVHGLEVDHLPLEPRDDFALNWDRLHDSLREKPHWPTLVFLGQPNNPTGRTFQPDRLRALAAEHPGCWFIVDEAFADFVPGLDRLLRQRPPNVIVLLSLTKFYALPGLRIGLAAMDSALATRYRKRSPDWSVNTLAQIAGARCLQDAEFQRESRERTVLERDRFAAALAGMAGLRVFPSEANFLLCRGLGPEFDADRLAGKLLGQRIAIRACANFPGLDSSYFRLAVRRPEENDLLLDALGEALEPAGRLHSPARPRSRPRKRATPALMFQGTCSNAGKSLLTAALCRILRQDGFSPAPFKAQNMALNSGVTPDGGEIGRAQILQAQACGLEPDRRMNPILLKPNSETGSQVIVLGEPRGNMTVGAYIRAKEDLRGLVHDAYDRLAAEHDVMVLEGAGSPAEINLRHHDLVNMTMARHAQAAVYLVGDIDRGGVFAALSGTMDMLEKWERDLVRGLVINKFRGQRSLLDPALDWVARRTARPVLGVVPYLADLGLPEEDSVNFKQGALFRPDRTREADGPAQGVALDVACLDLPHISNFTDLDPLAAEPDVAVRLVRHAGELGEPDLLILPGSKNVMADMDFVRRRGLAEAVIRLAETGATHILGICGGYQMLGMRIEDPHGLESATRASIPGLGLLALTTRLEPDKTLRRTVAGHPASGLEVAGYEIHHGQSVPEPGCDDLVVALKTAEGRVIGLGLRDKPVWGSYLHGIFDDAPFRRWLTGTILAVKGRSPLSAVGVWDMEAALDRLADHVRRHLDIARIYDNLGGQTLEVR